The Chitinophaga pinensis DSM 2588 region GACAGCGGCTTCGAAATCGTTTGAAATGGTGTCTTTCCAGGTTTCAAGCGGTTGCATGATGCTTTCCTGTAGGGAGTGGGCAGGGGCCTGGGGGGTAATTCTTCCGAAAGCCCAGCCGGTATTGATATGTACGGCGGGGTATACCAGGACGAAGCTCCAACCGGAAAGGTCCAGACTGATGGGCTGCATGATTTCGCCTCTGCCTGTGGCGTAGACGGCTTTATTTTCGATAAAGAAGGGGCAATCGCTTCCCAGTATGGCGGCGTAGCTGATCAGTTGTTCTTTTGAGAGGTCCAGCTGGAAACGATTATTTAATAATTGCAGCATGAAGGCTGCGTCGGCGGAGCCGCCGCCCAGACCGGCGCCGATGGGAATATTTTTATGCAGATGGATATTTACTTCCGGTAGTTCGGGGAAATCCTGTTTCAGCAGGCGCCAGGCTTTCAGGCAAAGATTGTCTGTCTGGTCGCCGGGGACATGAATACCGGAGGTGGTAAAAGAAAGTTTGCCCGGACTGAGTACTTCGAGTGCATCGGTCAATGGAAGGGGGTAGAAAACGGTTTCGAGTTCATGGAAGCCGTCTGGTCTTTTGCTGACTACGTGCAGACCGAGGTTTATTTTACAGTTTGGGAAGACGATCATGGTATAAAAAACCATAAACCATAGCTGTGATACTATGGTTTATGGATTATTTATTGATAATAAATTTTTTTAAGATGATTATCAGTGGCTCTTGCGACTATTGATCTCGTCACGGATAGCGATTGCACGGATATAATCTTCCTGTTCCAGTACTTCCTGCAGGAGCTGTGTCAGTTCGTCCAGGTTCAGCACTTTGAGGTCGTCTTCGGCGCCTTTCTCGTGTTCAGAGATGGTAGGCGTAACGGGCTTCACACCACTTTTCTTTCCGGCAGGATCATCCAGGAGGATACCAGCGCTGTTAAGGATGTTTTCGTAGGTGAAGATCGGACAGCCGAAGCGTACAGCGAGTGCCAGGGCATCTGAAGTACGGGAATCGATCTCTATCGTTTCGTCGTTACTGTAGCAGATCAATTTAGAATAAAAAATTCCTTCCTGCAGGTTACTGATCACTACTTCATGAAGCTCAATATTAAAAGCATTCATAAAGTTTTTCATCAGATCGTGTGTCAATGGGCGGCTGGGTTGCATTTTTTCCAACGCCACAGCTATCGCCTGCGCTTCAAAGCCGCCAATTACAATAGGCAGACGGCGCAAACCGTTCACCTCTCCCAAAACGACGGCGTAAGAATGTGTCTGCGTAATGCTGTGCGATAAAGCAACTATTTCCAGTTCTATTTTTCTCATATCTGTCCTGCGTTGTCGCTGAATATTTTATAAGACCGTGAAGTTAGAAAAAATATTCCTTA contains the following coding sequences:
- a CDS encoding bifunctional nuclease family protein yields the protein MRKIELEIVALSHSITQTHSYAVVLGEVNGLRRLPIVIGGFEAQAIAVALEKMQPSRPLTHDLMKNFMNAFNIELHEVVISNLQEGIFYSKLICYSNDETIEIDSRTSDALALAVRFGCPIFTYENILNSAGILLDDPAGKKSGVKPVTPTISEHEKGAEDDLKVLNLDELTQLLQEVLEQEDYIRAIAIRDEINSRKSH
- the ispE gene encoding 4-(cytidine 5'-diphospho)-2-C-methyl-D-erythritol kinase; amino-acid sequence: MVFYTMIVFPNCKINLGLHVVSKRPDGFHELETVFYPLPLTDALEVLSPGKLSFTTSGIHVPGDQTDNLCLKAWRLLKQDFPELPEVNIHLHKNIPIGAGLGGGSADAAFMLQLLNNRFQLDLSKEQLISYAAILGSDCPFFIENKAVYATGRGEIMQPISLDLSGWSFVLVYPAVHINTGWAFGRITPQAPAHSLQESIMQPLETWKDTISNDFEAAVFPAHPELATIKEKLYTAGAVYAAMSGSGSAFVGIFPKNNIGDLHFDPAYKVFVL